From Lolium perenne isolate Kyuss_39 chromosome 5, Kyuss_2.0, whole genome shotgun sequence, a single genomic window includes:
- the LOC127303910 gene encoding uncharacterized protein gives MEATTSLLHDWSSLPVKVLVRILDHLRWSSHPSFGIVCRQWQSARARVPFYPAWISPLLLNTTSNGTTNVRYYSPYYHKNFETACTLNIPGARIIGATAQHLTLCREHLILDAQLLFGDVLELPKHDRPTFDSVVYDGVRTMFGVHSRYGWLKIGHSIRNNEIDVWGEWSYTSSDCDGPCSWASQDCSNPVLHDGFLYLLNRDGALAVYDERKHDKGLNILEKPGSFTFEHDDSYLVKSDHGELMAVLIGRRGTPVNIVKLNEHTMEWEKIQDLEGRTLFTGTLTTTMKKTNIKWMQNKVFRPRLYDWPDTVHVDLVQREGEVAFVPKSGRADTLEKQNNYGTNIWSYKLGQSQEPREFWGIRM, from the coding sequence ATGGAGGCGACGACATCGCTGTTACATGACTGGTCATCTCTCCCGGTGAAGGTACTGGTCCGGATCCTAGATCATCTGCGGTGGTCGAGCCACCCGAGCTTTGGAATTGTGTGCCGGCAATGGCAATCTGCCCGTGCCCGGGTGCCCTTCTACCCGGCGTGGATCTCCCCTCTGCTCCTCAACACCACCAGCAACGGAACCACCAACGTGCGGTACTACAGCCCCTACTATCACAAGAACTTCGAGACCGCCTGCACGCTCAATATTCCTGGCGCCAGGATCATCGGCGCCACCGCGCAACATCTGACGCTCTGCCGGGAGCACTTAATCCTAGACGCCCAACTTCTCTTCGGCGACGTCCTCGAACTACCAAAGCACGACCGACCCACGTTCGACTCCGTCGTCTACGACGGTGTCCGCACCATGTTCGGCGTCCACTCGCGGTATGGCTGGCTCAAAATCGGCCATTCCATCCGAAACAACGAAATCGACGTGTGGGGGGAGTGGAGCTACACGAGCTCTGATTGCGATGGACCATGCTCTTGGGCATCGCAGGACTGCAGTAACCCGGTTCTCCATGACGGCTTCCTCTACCTGCTGAATAGGGACGGCGCATTAGCAGTGTACGACGAGAGAAAACACGATAAAGGATTAAACATTCTCGAGAAGCCTGGAAGTTTTACATTCGAGCACGATGATAGCTACTTGGTCAAATCCGACCATGGCGAGCTGATGGCCGTCCTTATCGGACGTCGTGGGACACCAGTCAACATTGTCAAACTGAACGAGCACACCATGGAGTGGGAGAAGATACAAGACCTAGAGGGGAGGACATTGTTTACCGGCACAttgacgacgacgatgaagaagactAACATCAAGTGGATGCAGAACAAGGTTTTCCGTCCGAGATTGTACGATTGGCCTGACACCGTCCATGTTGACCTTGTTCAGCGTGAAGGTGAAGTTGCCTTTGTTCCAAAGTCAGGACGTGCAGATACCTTGGAGAAACAAAACAATTATGGAACAAACATATGGTCTTACAAATTGGGACAAAGTCAAGAGCCAAGGGAGTTTTGGGgaattcggatgtag